The nucleotide window ACGGACAATCGTATCTATCTTTTCGACACGACACTCAGAGACGGACAGCAAACCCGCGGCGTCGATTTTACGCCGGCGGACAAGATTGCGATTGCACGCGCTCTGGACGAGATTGGGATAGATTACGTCGAGGGAGGCTGGCCGGGCGCCAATCCCACCGATGACCGGTTTTTTGCCGATCCGCCGAAACTGGAGCGGGCAACCCTTGTTGCTTTTGGCATGACGCGGCGTCCTGGGCGCAGTGCGGAGAATGATCCGGGGCTTGCCGGTGTGCTCGGCTCGAAAGCGGGTGCGGCGTGTCTGGTTGGCAAGACATGGGATTTTCACGTCGATGTCGCCCTTGAGATCGAACGGGACGAAAATGTCCAGATGATCCGCGACAGCATGGCCCTGGCGATCAAACGCGGTTTCGAGCCCATGTTCGATTGCGAGCATTTCTTCGATGGCTACAAGGCCAATCCGGAATATGCGCTGTCCTGCGTAACGGCAGCCTATGAATCCGGTGCGCGCTGGGTCGTGCTTTGCGACACCAATGGCGGCGCGCTGCCGCATGAGGTCGAGCAGATCGTCACAGAGGTCATCAAGGTGGTGCCTGGCAGTCATATCGGCATCCACACGCATAACGACACCGAGAATGCGGTGGCCAATACGCTGGCGGCTGTGCGGGCCGGAGCGCGGCAGGTGCAGGGTACGATCAACGGTCTTGGCGAGCGCTGCGGGAATGCAAACATCGTCACCCTGACGGCAATCCTAGGCCTTAAAATGGGTTACGAGACCGGCGTCGACGCGAAGGGCATGAAGCAGCTGAAGAAGCTGTCACGGATGCTGGATGACCGTCTGAACCGGTCGCCGAACCCGCATGCGGCCTTTGTCGGCGACGCGGCCTTCGCTCATAAGGGCGGTCTGCACGTTTCGGCGGTCCAGAAAGACCCGAAGACTTATGAGCATATCGATCCGGAGCTGGTCGGGAACCAGCGCCATATTCTGGTCTCCGATCAGGCGGGTCGCTCGAACATTCTTGCCCGCTTTGCCGAGATCGGGGTTGAGATCGACCCGAAAAACCCGAAGATCCAGCGTCTGGTCGAGGATGTGAAAGAGAAGGAATTCCTCGGCTATTCCTTCGACACCGCGGAGGCCAGCTTTGAATTGCTGGCGCGCAGGACCGTTGAGTCTGTGCCGGATTACTTCTCCATAGAGCGGTTCCGGGTAATGGATGAACGCCGCTTCAACGCGAAGGGGCAGACGGTGATCGAGTCCGAGGCGACAGCCACCGTCGTGGTTGCCGGTCAGCGCCTGCACGAAGTCGCGGTCGGTAACGGTCCGGTCAACGCGCTCGATCTTGCCATTCGCAAGGCTCTGAGCACCGCTTACCGGAACATCGATGACGTGAAGCTGATGGACTACAAGGTGCGTATCCTTCCGCCGCCGCCGAACAGCGACGGTACGGACGCGGTGACCCGGGTGATGATCGAAAGCGCCGCGCCGGACGGCTCCACGTGGCGAACGGTCGGCGTCTCAGCCAATATCATCGACGCGTCAATAATGGCGCTTTCCGACAGCCTGAACTACCGGCTGCTCAAATCCGGAACCGCCGCGAAGGTCGACGCCTGAGCCATGGCTGGAACAGATAAGAGCAAGGCGGGCGCCCGCGGTGATGCGGATGCGCCGGTTGTCATTCTCGTGCGCCCACAATTGGGAGAGAATATCGGTGCCGCCGCGCGGGCCATGCTGAATTGTGGGCTTGAAGAGATGCGGCTGGTGGCTCCGCGTGACGGCTGGCCGAATCCGAAGGCGGAATCAATGGCGGCCGGCGCCGTCACAGTCCTGGAAAATGTCAAAGTCTTCGAGACCACGAAAGACGCGATTGCCGATCTCAAGCTGGTTTTGGCAACCACGGCCAGGAGCCGGGATCAGGTGAAGCGCGCCTTTACGCCCCGTGCGGGTGCGGCGGAAATGAAGCGCCATATCGGTAGCGGCCATCGGGGCGGTCTCTTGTTCGGGCCGGAGCGGTCAGGGCTGGAGAATGACGAGGTGGCTCTGGCCGATGCCATCGTGCATGTACCGCTGAACCCGGCCTTCTCCTCGCTCAATCTCGCGCAGGCGGTCCTTCTGCTTGGCTACGAATGGTATCAGGCGGGGGACGAGACCCCGGATCATATCCTGAGCGGCCAAAGCGATCCCGCCAGCGTCGAGGACAGGGAGTATTTCCTGAACCGCCTGGAAGACGAGCTGTACGAGGGGGGCTTCCTGTTTCCCGAAACCCTCGCGCCGACCATCCGCCGCAACATCCGCAATATCTTCAACCGGGCTCAAATGACGGATCAGGATGTGCGGACGATGCATGGCGTGGTCAGCACGCTGCTGAAAAAGAAAGACCGCTCTGACTAGGTCTCCCGGCAGATCCTTCAACAGGCAATCCGGGACGAAGTGTCGTGAGGAAAATCACCCAGATTTTCTACTAATTGACATCATAATGCATTCTGAATTACCTCTTATAAGGGAAAACTAAAAAAATAGTTTCCCGAATAAAGAGAGTAACCGGATGATTGAATACCGCAAAATCGTTCAAGTCGTTTGTTTCTCGGGGATTATTGTACTTATCTCGGGAG belongs to Nisaea sp. and includes:
- the cimA gene encoding citramalate synthase, which encodes MTDNRIYLFDTTLRDGQQTRGVDFTPADKIAIARALDEIGIDYVEGGWPGANPTDDRFFADPPKLERATLVAFGMTRRPGRSAENDPGLAGVLGSKAGAACLVGKTWDFHVDVALEIERDENVQMIRDSMALAIKRGFEPMFDCEHFFDGYKANPEYALSCVTAAYESGARWVVLCDTNGGALPHEVEQIVTEVIKVVPGSHIGIHTHNDTENAVANTLAAVRAGARQVQGTINGLGERCGNANIVTLTAILGLKMGYETGVDAKGMKQLKKLSRMLDDRLNRSPNPHAAFVGDAAFAHKGGLHVSAVQKDPKTYEHIDPELVGNQRHILVSDQAGRSNILARFAEIGVEIDPKNPKIQRLVEDVKEKEFLGYSFDTAEASFELLARRTVESVPDYFSIERFRVMDERRFNAKGQTVIESEATATVVVAGQRLHEVAVGNGPVNALDLAIRKALSTAYRNIDDVKLMDYKVRILPPPPNSDGTDAVTRVMIESAAPDGSTWRTVGVSANIIDASIMALSDSLNYRLLKSGTAAKVDA
- a CDS encoding RNA methyltransferase, translating into MAGTDKSKAGARGDADAPVVILVRPQLGENIGAAARAMLNCGLEEMRLVAPRDGWPNPKAESMAAGAVTVLENVKVFETTKDAIADLKLVLATTARSRDQVKRAFTPRAGAAEMKRHIGSGHRGGLLFGPERSGLENDEVALADAIVHVPLNPAFSSLNLAQAVLLLGYEWYQAGDETPDHILSGQSDPASVEDREYFLNRLEDELYEGGFLFPETLAPTIRRNIRNIFNRAQMTDQDVRTMHGVVSTLLKKKDRSD